GAATTCAAATTTCTTGGATTACATAGAGGTaaaccgtgtgaatgaggcctaagagcTTTATTTCCATATATAACAAGTTTATTGATTTGTCACTTCGTAGAAAATGATCCTTGATCTGTTTGGCTTTGTGAATGGAGACTTGCATTTCATTTTCAGTTTGTAGTTTGCTGGGTTTTTAGTCCTGCTTGGAACGCCATGCTTAACAAGTTACAAATGGCTTGAAGCACTGCTATGTGCTGTAAAACTGGTATGCATAAGTTTAAGCGGAACTCAAAGATGGCTTTCCTAGATCACGATGGCTGCTGTGTAAGGcataaattttactttttcaacccctttaagattttttatttttttttccttaaatagcttcctttaccttagtgcaggcctctgtccttatttcttatgagaaatcctcacttcctgttcttctgtctgtaactacacacagtaatgcaaggctttctccctggtgtggagtgtcgtgctggccccctcccttggactacaggagcgtccggacgcccactaacacacagctcctttctctatctgcaacgtagagagcgtccaagtccaagggagggggagagcatgacacttcacaccagggagaaagcctcgcattactgtgtggagttacagacagaagaacaggaagtgaggatttctcagaagaaataaggacatttaaaagcaaaatggaaggatgaggtaagtgaaggaggactacacaaAGGTAAGggaacttatttaaaaaaaaaaatccttcacctttaccaacccctttaatttcattCATGATGGACACTGCTGTCCATGCTCTCATACATTGAATGGATCCTGTCATTTacactccccccctttttttttttttttttttttttttttttgtgtgtgcgctAATGAAGCAACCATCTACACCTAGGAAAACCATCAGAAGTAATTTAGGCTGGACTGTCACAAACTTTTTCTTTAATGGTGCCACTTTAATACTGGCAAGCTGGAATTTGAGAGCAGTGAGTTGTCTGTAAATGGATCAACATTCAGCAGGGAATGGAAAATGCTGAGCCACGTATGGGATGACTGTACACAAGTCTATTGATCAACTTTTGTACAACCAGCAATAGGGCAGTGAGCGCTTTAAATTCTGAATGACCTGGACgtggctctttgctgctcctATGACATTTCTTAACATTATGTGCCTTGTTGCTGTGCCAGGCATAGCAGAACAGTTTGCAGTAAGCATGCAGTTTGTCCCACAGCCTCTTGTCATTGGTtgattgttgtgttttttttttttccaggcaacATGGTGCGTATGAACGTGCTTGCCGATGCTCTTAAAAGCATCAACAATGCAGAGAAACGTGGTAAGCGCCAGGTTCTCATCAGGCCGTGCTCAAAAGTGATTGTGCGATTCCTTACAGTGATGATGAAGCACGGTAAGCATTTTTCTTTGTGTTGAATGTAAGTGTTATAGACTGATGGGCTTAAAGGCACTGTCACTTTACCATTCAGGGTGAAGTTGCAGACCCACTAATTCTCACCAATGCTTTCTTGTTGTCCCAGCTGTCAGATATCTGTCAGTGCTTCCAGGTATAGGAGAGTGTGTGGCCACTCCCCATGTGACAGTGCTTAAGTTTGGCAGCCAATCCCTACACCCAAACACTGTTTCTTGACCAAGAGTGACTTCACGCACCCCCTAGTGGCTGAAGCTGAGGATTTTAGTGTTTCTGTGATGGAGGAATGGGGAAAGGTGGTCAGGGGGTGCTTAACAGTGTTACTTTGTACTGAATAGGTAAAGGTGACAAtgtctttgcaattttaagatccAGTTGGTTCTTGTGTGATACGTGCCTTAGAAATTGGTATGCATGTTTGATGCTGTTTGATTAAAtagtagatatataaaaaaaactttttttgttctgTTGCAGGCTACATTGGTGAATTTGAAATAATTGATGATCACAGGGCCGGAAAAATTGTTGTCAATCTTACAGGGAGACTTAATAAGGTAAGTTGCCTAAGACCCCTGGCATGAGATGTTTTTTGCAGAGCTCAAAGGCTAAAGATCAATGTCAGGTAGTTAGTGAATTTTAAAAACTAAGCTATTGCAGTGGTGGAATCGGCTAGTCCACTAAATGAAATATGCCTAAGATGTCAGCAAGTACAGAAATGGTTTTGTGATGCTGCACAATCATTTTCATCTTCAGAATGTCAGGAAAGATCTTCAGGGGGAACTCTGGCCTGTCAAATCAAACACGTAAAGGTGTGCATTGGCAGCTTAATTTTGTCTTTATGCATtgtctaaagtttttttttttttttttctctgcatctgtcccctgccggctctaaaggctgagaactgagtgattaaagactgctgatcgctcagtttttgGGGCTGTCAGTCACATGCTCTCTGTTCTGTGCACCCTGAGAGGCTGACCTGGGTGTTGGTCCAGGCATTTGTGTGGATCCAGGCCAGCCTCAACCagctctgcactcctgtgatccgcaGGCGTACAGCCAAAGCTTTGGATCTACTTTAAGTTCACAAACCTAGTTCAGTCGCTGCGTATATTTGAGATGTTATCGGCTGGAACTCTAGATGATTGTCCTGGGTTACCCTTCATCAGTAaatgtgcagttttttttttatgttcaaattgatcatttattagtctggagaagcttcagttgtgtgtaagaaccactttaagaatctGTAGGCTTGATGGGCCACCTGGGTTAGTTTTGGTTTAGTTCTTCATACATGTTTACTATTTTCATGTTTAAAGATTTGGATTTTGACCATCGATTCTTGATATATGAACCTCTGATAGAAACCTCACTCACTGCTTCCCAGTTCATCTCATACCCGCTGGAGATGGGATTTTTGTCGGGTATCTTGCTTTTAATGGTGAAAAGCGTTTGTTTTAGtcattgctgtgtgtgtgtgtgtgtgtgaagaataAGGTTTGAGCTAATTGATCAATTGGGCAGCTTTGGCTCTGTCATTTCCTGGCACCAAGGATATTTTGCATGACTAGCCTGTAGTGTACAGTTTGAGATTTCACATTTTAAAGTCTACATGTTTCCGGGGTCAGAAGAAACTCCATGTCTTCAGTTAAGATGGGAACCTTGAATGGACTCAAAATAGGGCTTCCCTGTGAAATTTATGTAGGGAAGCCATTTTGATTCCATTTGAGGTTCTTTTAACTGAAAGGGGGGTGGGCTCTTCTGGTCCCTGAAATGCATTGCCTGTTGGTGCTCCTTCAGTTGGTGCATGTTCATACTTTTGTATGAACTCCCTCAAAGTTCCAATGTCTATGGATGTATTAACCATTTTCCACCCAGGCCGTCTGAAATTTCTCTCCTACTTATAAAAATCAGTATtgcttagaacctccaaacattatattaaaaaaatatatagattttcaaaagtgagtacacacacacatttttgttaataattcattatcttttcatgtgaacaCCGAAGAAATCGCACAGTAagtgcacccctaagtgaaaatgtctggggagctacagttcattgagggaaccatgaatgccaacatgtactgtgacatactgaagcagagcaagaCAGTGCTAGGAAattatggtggccacacaaattaGACATTTTtggcctaatttggacattttcacttggggatgtactcactttgacagcggtttagacattaatggctgtcggttattttgaggggacagcaaatgtacacttttatacaagctgcacactcactctGTAgccgtgtcatttcttcagtgttgtcacatgaaaagatgttaatgaaatatttgcaaaaatgtgagggttaaatcccttttgtgagatactgtacagatgtatttttagcagagaccctagagaaagtGTCGCAATTTGTTTGCCAACAcagcatttgtgttttttttttaaatgctttttttgagggggggggggggcgcgcagcatgctttaaccgcttcagccccggaatgatttacccccttcctgaccagagcatttttttgcgattctgtaTTGCATTGCTTTAGCTGACGATTGtgatactgtacccaaacaaaatttgatgCCCCCCATAAATAGaccatatttttggtggtatttgatcacctcctgcggtttttatattttgcgcaataagtaaaagagcaacaattttgagaaaaattacttttttgagtttcccccaaaaatttctTATTACTACAAACACTTTAACATACTTTGTGCAATTCCATAGTGCCCTTAACCTCTTCTTTGGTCCTCTGCTGGCACACCAGGGTTCTTCTATTGACATGTTCTCATAGCAAGCCGCTTCATATGGGGGCACACTGGGCTGCATCCACAGACAGTGCGGCTCGGCCCTGCTCCCTCGTCACAGGTTTTGACTAAAGGCAGCGGGAGTGCCCAAAACTGCCCCTAAATGCTTGCATGACttcttttttttgtcctgcaagcgcaccgcccaagTTTGAAAGCAtttaggctttcacattggggaggcatgagaggtgCTATTTTCTAGTGCTAATGActgaaaagtccccccccccccacatgaaggGTCTAAAGTTTAGGCTTTTGAACCACTCTAAGactcacactggggtggtttgcaggcgctattgcgcttaaAACGGCAcctgcaaactgacctgaaacagcggctgctgtttctccagtgtgaaagtccactGTAGCAgtgtgctagcaggaccgctccaaaagtcctggcaGCCGCATCGTTGAaggggggtgtttaccgctccttctcattgaaagcaatgggaaaccacggctataccgccgcaattctgacggtaaagtgccactaaagATGGCGACGCTTTACTGCACCTCCcgcccggtgtgaaaggggcctaaagtgatgtcatgtgcaaAAAttttcagtctgacacactgataTCGGCtctcctgattggggggggggggtgtatgtttATCAGCATAGCACCCCTCCAAATGCCCACGCTGGAACATCAGGGATGCCTACCACACATGAATGACAGGGATATTACACAGTGCCCATACTGCCTGCCAGATATCTCCATCAATGATGCTGTCGGTGCAGCCTTATCGGTGtcagtcagtgaaggagaaaacttgcttgtatacaacattttataactttttttttttctttttttcaaaaaagaaacCACAGCAGTgcacaaatgccaccaaaagagggctctatttgtaggaacaaaattataaaattatttaggtacaatgtagcatgactgcgcaactgtcattcaaagtgcgacagcgctgaaaattggcccgagcaggaagggggtgtaagtgcctggtattgaagtggttaaagctcactCAAACCTGGAGGCTAAGCTGCTGTGGGATACGTATACACAATGACGCATTTACTACCTATATATGGAGTGGttctgctgtatggtcttgctggttgtgttttttttttttttttttttttttttgtgttcggcTTGTGCTAAAAAAACAGATGTACTTTCTTGGTAGTTTGTTGCTATGCTTAAAGTTCACCCTtgtaggccccatgtacacgggacactgCTAAACGtacattcagaggcagttggcttttttcaactgcccctgaactcattcaatgttatcctgtgTGACCATGTACACGGTCTCGTTTATTgctgtttttaggcagttgcgtttaacagcgtttctttgaaagcaaaaaatgggttcagacgctgaAGATTTCCACGTTTTCAGACGCTAAACTTGTTTAGCAGTGTTTCGTTTTtaggcatttaaaaaaacaaaaacacttctaAACGCAAACACTGCTAAACGGacattttaaacgtgggttacgaTCTGTCACGTTAAACcgttcaggagcagttgtaatAAACGGCccatgtacatggagcctaaaaagcataataaatgcacatatttttgcaggaaaatCTATAAATTTTTTCTtggggagcctggaaagcatcgcACACGGGGGCAGGTGGATTTGTAACTTGTTGCATGCTACACCCTATATATGGGTGTtgcatgttacaaaaggtgaacttctcctttttTGAAAGAAGTACATTCACTCAGGAGGAAGAAgcgggtgggaagtagttaaagcaCTCTCCACATACCTTCATCAAACATCTTGAATGCAGCCTCAGCCAAGGATTGGTTGGTGTTGACGGCCCATATTGTACTCTGCCCCCCTTACTCAACAAAGGctgtttttggtgcatttgtaCTATGTGCATTGCaattgtgttccttttttttttttttttttttttttgggcccagtGTATGCAGAAGAGCAGGATCGTTCAGTGTATGGTTAAGGTCACTTTTTCCAAAATGGACACTATGCTGTGCCATATGGGTATAATGGCATAGTGTGCTGCTGAACCCTACCTTCCAGCTTCCCATCAGTTTAAAAATTGTAGGCCAAAATTGCGTTTTTAAAAGAAgccaattaaaacttttttacagCCTGTGATTGCTCCATCACCAGTTATGTAGGGACAGAGCAGCCATAGGGATGTGTGGCCCCTTGTGTATTAGAAGGGAGTGCCATCCTGTTCAGGCTGAGGAATGGTGGTGAAGGTGTAAACTTTCAAGGGCGTATTTTAACTTTTCCAATCCTGCTTTGAATACTTTACTAATAAGTTGCGGCTCTAGGTCCTGTAGCCTCATTTTGGCTACATACTCTAGTGAGCGGCAGCATTTCAGGATGTTGTAAGTTATGCTTTACATACCTCATAAGTCAGTGTCACAAACTAGTCAAGGTCAGTTTGACAGCCCTGGGCCCTGCAGTTTTCAGAAATAAGTCAATGGCAGCAACTATACTTCTCACCCCACATTATCTGCTTTTGGCATCAGTTTCTTTTAAATGCTTGGCCAATGTACTGTAACTCTTTATAGAAAGATCAGGTAAGGCCTGACTATTCTCTGGCTGACTTGGCTGTGTACACAATTCATCTAATTTCTTGGTGCCTGACGCTTGTAAAATTGTGTGACACATTTATATGGATAAAGTGTGTTTGGCTgttcatttcattggccagagtGTTTCTGGCTATTTAAAATTATTGCTCAAGTgcaaagtccgctctctgctgatgttaCGGGAATCAGTCCAGGAACCACCCCATCATGACAGTCGTGGTCTGCCAGGTGGACTGATGCCTGTCTTGGTctctcagtgagctgctgagaTGGGTGCTCCCATCCTCCacctcagcactccagtgagtgtgGAGGAGCAGAGGAGAGCTGCCGACAGTCGGAAACTCTGCTCGGAGAGCAGAGataaccgagccatcggcgatgtttgctcactcagttctcagtgcagaggcttttttttttttttttttttttttttttttttttttttataaatggcgtatatattttgtataaaagACAGCCACTCCTAAGAGTAGCTGTAAAATCTAGTTTGCATGAGGCTTAGGAATTTTTATAACTTTAAAACACAGAAAatctgaagaggggggggggggataagcagTTGGCAAGCTAGATTGGCAACATTTCTTGTGGTGGAAAATAGTTTTCCGTTTGGGTTCATGCTGCTGCAGGATTAAAATTGTTGCGATTTTAGCTTAACACGTACGATTTCATACCCTCACATCAGTCCGACTTTaaaggcgatttcagagacatctgtgcttgccccagcacagatgtctattgaaatcacacCTCAAGTCCCCAAAAGTAGAACAAACTACTTTTGAGAACCTGTGCAGCGCCGCGCTGATTCGGACGGTGCCATTCATGCAAAACCCACTCATTTttaacatgcgatttgacatgtctatTGAGCCTAGGTTAAATGAAAGGTGCGCAGTGCCCCTGCCATGGTATTTTTGTATTGCTGTTTTTGTGAAGGTTTATATTGTTTGAGTGCAGCATAGAATAGTTCAGTATGTCAAGGGATATGaagatttttaattttatatagttCATTGTTGCTGCATCATTGCATATGTAGTGGTATATGACCAAATTATGATGTGTTGTAATTGTTCTTGTAGTGTGGAGTCATCAGCCCCAGATTTGATGTGCAGCTAAAGGATCTGGAAAAGTGgcagaacaatctcctgccttcACGTCAGTTTGGGTAAGTTCAGTCACTGTTTCTG
The Rana temporaria chromosome 6, aRanTem1.1, whole genome shotgun sequence DNA segment above includes these coding regions:
- the RPS15A gene encoding 40S ribosomal protein S15a yields the protein MVRMNVLADALKSINNAEKRGKRQVLIRPCSKVIVRFLTVMMKHGYIGEFEIIDDHRAGKIVVNLTGRLNKCGVISPRFDVQLKDLEKWQNNLLPSRQFGYIVLTTSAGIMDHEEARRKHTGGKILGFFF